A genomic stretch from Setaria viridis chromosome 1, Setaria_viridis_v4.0, whole genome shotgun sequence includes:
- the LOC117844739 gene encoding uncharacterized protein produces MRSIVVLLLLTLLLTVHIARADEKQSGDKAHGSDSKKGDQDSQGGDAGKTSSKGDKNDHGGDGGQSSNKGDGDNGLGPVKKPHCKKPGHGPDPHGDGHGPPKNTDCDDEQDSPPSPSGGSAEAPSYPGNDHPSPPPPVAPSSPPTPSESSPPATTPTYGQQSPPPPMSSPPATPPSDKTPPPASSPPATPPQQSPSPQEFSPPATPPTNNSPPPSLSPPATPPTNSQPPPPVANTPTTPPQQSSSPPPSSSVPTTSPTYPPNNQPPPSPSSPTTTPPPQSVPPPQSSPPSAPTDHSPPPTLSPPATPPTYSQPPSSPPSPVAAPPHQSPPPQQSSPPPSPSSTPATPPTYQQNNQSPPPSSNTPTTPPQQSPMQPQSPSTPPTPSNPSATPPTYSQPPSSQSSPPATPPMQSPPPQSSPPSIPPNHSPPPTLSPPTTPPTYSQPPSSPPSPIVAPPQQSPPPQQSSPPPSPTSTPAAAPPSSTPATPPQQSPPLAQSPSMPPPPSNPSTMPPTYNQPPPSQSSPPTTPPQQSSPPATPPTNHSPPPSLSPPATPPTYSQPPPSQSSPPATPPQQSISPAPYSITPITPPTNYSPPPSLSPPATPPTNSQSPPSVSSPPATPPQQSSSPPPSSNTPTTPPTYQPNNPPPQPPSTPPTLSPPQFGPPPQSSPPTLPPTNYSPSPTLSPPATSPTYSQPPPSPTSPSASPPTNQANNQPPPSPPMSSITPATSPGYNQPPPSPSPSSPGAPPTGQTQGQAPPSYSVPDWTKGWQQIYNFHDALYWQIGKSVVQQLTKNNQYLNLVDVLWASMMPAGIGNNYFLVLKMADEYKKVGKYHTFVWGVPQQQEFQWKVLSFQYIGN; encoded by the coding sequence ATGAGATCGATAGTAGTTCTTCtcctcctcaccctcctcctcaCCGTCCACATAGCCCGAGCTGACGAGAAGCAGTCTGGGGACAAGGCGCATGGTTCTGACTCCAAGAAAGGTGATCAGGACTCCCAGGGAGGCGATGCAGGGAAAACCTCCAGCAAAGGTGACAAGAACGACCACGGAGGTGACGGCGGGCAAAGCTCCAACAAAGGTGACGGTGATAATGGGCTTGGGCCGGTGAAGAAACCACACTGCAAAAAGCCAGGCCATGGTCCGGACCCGCATGGTGATGGTCATGGACCTCCGAAGAACACCGACTGTGATGATGAGCAAGACTCGCCACCATCACCATCCGGTGGCTCAGCAGAGGCTCCGTCATATCCAGGTAATGACCACCCATCACCACCTCCTCCAGTGGCTCCAAGCTCGCCACCCACACCATCAGAATCCAGTCCCCCGGCCACAACCCCAACCTATGGGCAAcagtcaccaccaccaccaatgtCTAGCCCACCAGCCACACCTCCAAGTGACAAAACTCCTCCACCGGCTTCAAGTCCCCCAGCTACACCTCCACAACAATCTCCTTCTCCACAAGAATTTAGTCCTCCTGCCACACCTCCAACAAACAATTCACCTCCACCATCTTTGAGCCCACCTGCTACACCTCCAACCAATAgccaaccaccaccaccggtaGCTAATACCCCTACAACACCACCACAACAATCTAGTTCTCCTCCACCGTCTTCAAGTGTCCCTACTACATCTCCAACATATCCGCCGAATAACCAGCCACCTCCATCACCTTCTAGCCCTACTACCACTCCTCCACCCCAATCTGTACCACCACCACAATCAAGCCCTCCTAGTGCACCAACCGACCATTCACCTCCACCAACTTTGAGTCCACCTGCTACACCTCCAACCTATAGTCAACCACCTTCGTCGCCACCAAGTCCTGTTGCCGCACCTCCACACCAATCTCCACCACCACAACAATCAAGTCCACCTCCATCACCTTCAAGCACCCCTGCCACACCACCAACATATCAGCAAAATAACCAGTCACCTCCACCATCGTCTAATACTCCTACCACACCACCACAACAATCTCCAATGCAACCACAGTCACCCTCTACACCACCGACGCCCTCAAATCCATCCGCCACGCCTCCAACCTATAGCCAACCACCTTCATCGCAATCTAGTCCCCCAGCTACACCTCCAATGCAATCGCCACCACCACAATCAAGCCCTCCTAGCATACCACCCAACCATTCGCCTCCACCAACTTTGAGTCCACCTACTACACCTCCAACCTATAGTCAACCACCTTCATCACCACCAAGTCCCATTGTTGCACCTCCACAACAATCTCCACCACCACAACAATCAAGTCCACCTCCATCACCTACAAGCACCCCTGCTGCAGCACCACCATCTAGTACTCCTGCCACACCACCACAGCAGTCTCCGCCGCTAGCACAATCACCCTCTATGCCACCACCACCTTCAAATCCATCTACCATGCCTCCAACCTATAACCAACCACCTCCATCACAATCTAGTCCCCCAACCACACCTCCACAACAATCTAGTCCTCCTGCAACACCTCCAACTAACCATTCACCTCCGCCATCTTTGAGCCCACCTGCTACACCTCCAACTTATAGCCAACCACCTCCATCGCAATCTAGCCCCCCTGCAACACCACCACAACAATCTATTTCTCCCGCACCATATTCAATTACCCCTATCACACCGCCAACCAACTATTCGCCTCCACCATCTTTGAGCCCACCTGCTACACCTCCAACCAACAGCCAATCACCTCCATCAGTATCTAGCCCCCCTGCAACACCACCACAACAATCTAGTTCTCCTCCACCATCCTCAAATACCCCAACAACACCTCCAACATATCAGCCAAATAACCCGCCACCTCAACCACCCTCAACCCCTCCTACCTTGTCTCCTCCACAATTTGGACCGCCACCACAATCTAGCCCTCCTACCTTACCTCCAACCAATTATTCACCTTCACCAACTTTGAGTCCACCTGCTACATCTCCAACCTATAGCCAACCACCTCCATCACCAACTAGTCCGTCTGCTTCACCTCCAACCAATCAAGCTAATAACCAACCACCGCCATCGCCACCAATGAGCTCCATCACACCTGCAACTTCACCAGGGTACAACcagccaccaccatcaccatcaCCTAGTTCCCCTGGTGCACCCCCAACAGGCCAAACTCAAGGGCAAGCACCACCATCATATAGTGTCCCAGATTGGACTAAAGGGTGGCaacaaatatacaatttccATGATGCCTTGTACTGGCAGATTGGGAAATCTGTTGTGCAGCAGTTGACAAAGAATAACCAATACCTTAATCTCGTTGATGTGCTTTGGGCAAGCATGATGCCTGCTGGCATTGGAAACAACTACTTCCTGGTGCTGAAAATGGCAGATGAATACAAGAAGGTCGGCAAGTACCACACATTTGTGTGGGGTGTGCCCCAACAACAGGAATTTCAATGGAAAGTGTTGTCCTTCCAATACATAGGAAACTAA